The Amblyomma americanum isolate KBUSLIRL-KWMA chromosome 5, ASM5285725v1, whole genome shotgun sequence genome window below encodes:
- the LOC144132558 gene encoding uncharacterized protein LOC144132558 produces MARLSEIVAFALLCAVALGQQYTKDFYEESQYRPVLTYECYRTGVTLEPEGTVNFTILWDGTEPGNDKAEATMWYSPNGTVDQYASSTFVFEFDEATSTIKINSSDVEEHFIQLIEPYNDLAYYLNITITSQNNRVVYKLYDVDSSCGNAAAVRGVVDPQGAIGFVFSRDVPEPTESCAKDSLCAP; encoded by the exons ATGGCTCGCCTATCTGAGATCGTCGCCTTCGCACTGCTGTGTGCAGTTGCTCTTGGTCAGCAGTACACCAAGGATTTTTACGAG GAATCGCAGTACAGACCAGTTTTGACGTATGAATGCTACCGGACTGGAGTCACTCTTGAACCCGAGGGCACGGTCAACTTCACAATTCTTTGGGACGGCACGGAGCCCGGTAACGACAAGGCGGAGGCTACGATGTGGTACTCACCGAACGGAACAGTGGATCAATACGCGTC AAGTACATTTGTTTTTGAGTTCGACGAGGCGACTTCTACGATCAAAATAAATTCTTCTG ATGTGGAAGAACATTTTATTCAACTCATTGAACCGTACAACGACTTGGCCTACTACCTAAATATAA CCATCACGAGCCAGAACAACCGTGTCGTCTACAAGCTGTACGACGTCGACTCCTCATGCGGAAACGCAGCCGCTGTGCGTGGCGTCGTAGATCCTCAAGGAGCGATAGGCTTCGTCTTCTCCAGGGACGTCCCTGAGCCGACCGAGAGCTGCGCAAAGGATTCGCTGTGCGCGCCATGA